In one Mucilaginibacter ginsenosidivorax genomic region, the following are encoded:
- the proS gene encoding proline--tRNA ligase, whose translation MSKGVISKDEDYSQWFNDLVIKSDMAEYSPVRGCMIIKPYGYSIWEKIQAVLDGMFKDTGHSNAYFPLLIPKSFFSKEASHVDGFAKECAVVTHYRLKNDGNGNIIVDEDAKLEEELIIRPTSETIIWNTYKGWIQSYRDLPILVNQWANVMRWEMRTRLFLRTSEFLWQEGHTAHATAEEAIAETEQMLNVYADFAENWMALPVVKGRKTANERFAGALDTYCIEALMQDGKALQAGTSHFLGQNFAKAFDVKFTNKENKIEHVWATSWGVSTRLIGALIMAHSDDAGLVLPPKLAPIQVVVVPIYKHQEELDNISAYVDSLKKELKAKGISVKFDNRDTHRPGAKFAEYELKGVPLRVAIGSRDMTNGTVELARRDTKTKNTVNQEGLAQHIEALLEEIQNNIYKKAFDFRAENMTEVDTYEEFKRMLDEQPGFISAHWDGTPETEQKIKEETKATIRCIPLDNKQEEGKCILTGAPSKQRVLFARAY comes from the coding sequence ATGAGCAAAGGTGTTATCAGTAAAGACGAAGATTATTCGCAATGGTTTAACGACTTAGTAATTAAATCTGACATGGCCGAATATTCGCCGGTTAGGGGCTGCATGATCATTAAACCGTACGGCTATTCTATATGGGAAAAAATACAGGCCGTGCTTGACGGCATGTTTAAAGATACCGGGCATAGCAATGCCTATTTCCCGCTGCTAATACCCAAATCGTTTTTCAGCAAAGAGGCCAGCCACGTTGATGGTTTTGCCAAGGAATGTGCTGTTGTTACCCACTATCGCCTTAAAAACGATGGTAATGGCAATATTATAGTTGATGAAGATGCCAAACTGGAAGAAGAGCTAATCATCCGCCCTACGTCAGAAACCATTATCTGGAATACTTACAAAGGCTGGATCCAGTCATACCGCGATTTACCAATCCTGGTTAACCAATGGGCCAACGTAATGCGTTGGGAAATGCGTACGCGCTTGTTTTTGCGCACCAGCGAGTTTTTATGGCAGGAAGGCCACACCGCCCATGCTACCGCCGAGGAAGCCATAGCCGAAACCGAGCAAATGCTGAATGTATATGCCGATTTTGCTGAAAACTGGATGGCACTGCCGGTAGTAAAAGGCCGTAAAACAGCTAACGAGCGTTTTGCAGGGGCATTGGATACCTATTGTATTGAGGCTTTAATGCAGGATGGTAAAGCCTTACAGGCAGGTACATCGCACTTTTTGGGGCAGAATTTTGCCAAGGCCTTTGATGTAAAGTTTACCAATAAAGAAAATAAGATAGAGCATGTTTGGGCAACCTCATGGGGGGTATCAACGCGCTTGATAGGTGCGTTAATTATGGCCCATAGCGACGATGCGGGACTAGTATTGCCTCCAAAACTGGCGCCTATACAGGTAGTAGTTGTGCCTATTTACAAGCACCAGGAAGAGCTGGACAATATATCGGCTTATGTAGATTCTTTAAAGAAAGAACTGAAGGCCAAAGGTATTTCTGTAAAATTTGATAACCGCGATACCCACCGTCCGGGAGCAAAATTTGCCGAGTACGAGTTGAAGGGCGTTCCATTGCGCGTAGCTATTGGTAGCCGCGATATGACGAACGGAACAGTTGAACTGGCCCGCCGCGATACCAAAACCAAGAATACCGTTAACCAGGAAGGGTTGGCCCAGCATATTGAAGCTTTGTTAGAAGAAATTCAGAACAATATCTATAAAAAAGCTTTCGATTTCCGTGCCGAAAACATGACCGAAGTTGATACCTACGAGGAGTTTAAACGCATGCTGGATGAGCAACCAGGCTTTATAAGCGCCCATTGGGACGGAACCCCGGAGACCGAGCAAAAGATAAAAGAGGAAACTAAAGCGACAATCCGTTGCATACCTTTGGATAATAAGCAGGAAGAGGGTAAGTGTATTTTGACGGGCGCTCCATCAAAACAACGAGTGTTATTCGCTCGCGCTTATTAG